In Parambassis ranga unplaced genomic scaffold, fParRan2.1 scaffold_84_arrow_ctg1, whole genome shotgun sequence, the genomic stretch GATTTATTGATGAGTCAGAGACAGCAGTGACATGTGAGTGACAGCTGTGACAGGACGGACTTTTCTGCTACTCGAGTGACGATGCAAAAAAGTCGTGCTCGTTCTGCATTTGGCTTCGGAAGACCTTCTCGGCCTGAGCCTTCTGCTCGGGGGTGGTCAGGTTCGCGTCGAGCAGGTTCCTGTAGTGGTCCTCGGGGTGGCCATTTATGTTTGCCTGCTTCCAGGTGAAGTATGCATTGCAGCCGGTCTCTACCAGCTGATTGGCCAGCCAGAGCCACAGCCTTTCACAGGGCAGGAGGGCCACGGCGAAGAAGATGGGATCCTGTTCTTCCATGATGCCCTTGTAGTCAGACAGGTACTTCTCTATGGCGGGGCCGGGGGTGATGTCCGACACGCTCTGTGGAagacacacaggtcagtgagtCGGGCGGCTCTCAGTGTGATCTGCAGCCTGCGACTTACCCGGAGGCTGAACTGCTGCAGCGTGGCATCAGCGTACTTCTTGTATGAATCATATCTGTCCTTCATGAATATACTCAGGTCCTCGGGCAACTCTTTGTCGCTCATCTCCTTCAGCATGTCCGTCACCTGCACCAGGTAGTAGAAGTCCTGGATCATGAAGGCCACGTAGTGGTCTGCCTGCAGGTCCCCCAGCTGCATGTGCTGCAGAAAGGGCGTGTGCAGCGTGTGATCGGCCACATCCTGGTTCTCAGCCCACAGCTGATCATAGATGTCCATACCA encodes the following:
- the LOC114431500 gene encoding uncharacterized protein LOC114431500, which codes for MEAKSGMDIYDQLWAENQDVADHTLHTPFLQHMQLGDLQADHYVAFMIQDFYYLVQVTDMLKEMSDKELPEDLSIFMKDRYDSYKKYADATLQQFSLRSVSDITPGPAIEKYLSDYKGIMEEQDPIFFAVALLPCERLWLWLANQLVETGCNAYFTWKQANINGHPEDHYRNLLDANLTTPEQKAQAEKVFRSQMQNEHDFFASSLE